From one Streptomyces spiramyceticus genomic stretch:
- a CDS encoding restriction endonuclease has product MRPIIEFDLDKYRLMDSMDVVAGLDSRTVLTQLTPTEFEHLVRQLFEAIGMEAWNTQASKDEGVDAVAVSRGPVFNGECIIQAKRYAKIVGVDAVQALAGVVEHKRAAKGVLITTSWFGQARHTFAASHGRLQLIEGPELVYLIKEHLGKDVIAGSIPPKRRPRAR; this is encoded by the coding sequence GTGCGGCCCATCATCGAGTTCGATCTCGACAAGTACCGCCTGATGGACAGCATGGACGTGGTGGCAGGCCTCGACAGCCGGACTGTACTGACCCAGTTGACGCCGACCGAGTTCGAGCATCTGGTACGTCAGCTCTTCGAGGCCATCGGGATGGAGGCGTGGAACACCCAGGCGTCGAAGGACGAGGGTGTGGATGCCGTCGCTGTCAGCAGGGGCCCGGTCTTCAACGGCGAGTGCATCATCCAGGCCAAGCGCTACGCCAAGATCGTCGGTGTGGATGCGGTTCAGGCACTGGCCGGTGTCGTCGAGCACAAGCGGGCCGCCAAGGGCGTGTTGATCACCACGTCCTGGTTCGGGCAGGCCAGGCACACGTTCGCGGCCTCGCACGGCCGTCTCCAGCTGATCGAGGGGCCTGAACTCGTCTACCTCATCAAAGAACACCTGGGGAAGGACGTCATCGCCGGGTCGATTCCGCCGAAACGCCGCCCCAGGGCCCGATGA